One region of Flavobacterium sp. GSB-24 genomic DNA includes:
- a CDS encoding c-type cytochrome codes for MRKVLFLAAVLAFASCKKEGSESNTSTTESYSEGESAKAKTPEELGKQIFEGTGNCVACHQPDQKVIGPSIKEIAKIYKDKNGDIVTFLKGKGEPIVDPSQFEVMKTNFAITQAMSDEELKAIEAYIYSNLK; via the coding sequence ATGAGAAAGGTTTTATTTTTAGCTGCCGTTTTAGCGTTTGCCTCTTGTAAAAAAGAAGGTTCTGAGAGCAATACCTCAACAACAGAATCGTATTCTGAAGGAGAATCGGCGAAAGCCAAAACTCCAGAAGAACTTGGAAAACAAATTTTTGAAGGAACTGGGAACTGCGTTGCATGCCATCAGCCTGATCAAAAAGTGATTGGACCAAGTATTAAAGAAATTGCCAAAATCTACAAAGATAAAAATGGCGATATTGTGACTTTCTTAAAAGGAAAAGGAGAACCAATTGTCGACCCGAGCCAGTTTGAGGTTATGAAAACAAACTTTGCCATTACACAAGCAATGTCTGATGAAGAATTGAAAGCTATTGAAGCTTACATTTATAGTAATTTGAAATAA
- a CDS encoding M13 family metallopeptidase has protein sequence MKKQFAKPVFGVISAMFSLTAVQAQDAASKEPGINVSYMDTKVSPSQDFFKYVNGTWLQKTEIPSDRTTWGSFNELIKRTDKDVMTVLKDASKNPKYKSNTDQGKAVNLFNTVLDSVGRNKRGIEPLKPYLKKIDAIKNVADVQKYLVEMEKEGGSGFFGIYIGADDKNSSKNSVNLSPSQLGLPDKDYYTSDDKDSKEKRAKYELHVARMLQFIGESPEKAKQSAAEILALETELSQPRLNRVERRDSRLQYNPMTIADIQKLTPAIKWNEYFTGLGITKLDTVIVSEPKYMTALQTVFKENKVGQWKEYLKWDLLNSAASQLSSDIDNANFDFYSKTLRGAIKQLPAEERALAVVNRSVGEALGKLYVEKLFPAEAKEKAQKMIQNVILAYKNRINSLTWMSPETKVKAVEKLNKITIKIGYPDKWKDYSALTIKSTAEGGTYFDNSKNLSKWAFKKSIDKLSKPVDKTEWGMSPQTVNAYYNPSYNEIVFPAAILQPPFYNYQADEAVNYGGIGAVIGHEISHGFDDSGARYNAEGNLVDWWTDEDLKQFTALGTDLANQYSALEPLPGVHVDGHFTLGENIGDLGGINAAYDGLQLYLKENGNPGLIDGFTPEQRFFISWATVWRTKTRDEAIKNQVKTDPHSPGMYRAYVPIQNVDAFYKAFDIKKGDKMYVEPEKRVKIW, from the coding sequence ATGAAAAAACAATTTGCTAAACCTGTGTTTGGTGTCATATCTGCAATGTTTTCTTTAACAGCAGTTCAAGCCCAAGACGCAGCCTCAAAGGAACCAGGTATCAATGTATCTTATATGGATACTAAAGTTAGCCCAAGTCAGGATTTTTTTAAATATGTAAACGGAACTTGGCTTCAAAAAACAGAAATTCCAAGTGATCGTACAACATGGGGAAGTTTTAATGAGCTGATTAAAAGAACTGACAAAGATGTAATGACAGTTTTAAAAGATGCTTCTAAAAATCCAAAATACAAGTCAAACACTGATCAGGGAAAAGCAGTTAACTTATTCAATACCGTTTTAGATTCTGTTGGAAGAAATAAAAGAGGTATTGAACCACTTAAACCGTATTTGAAAAAAATTGACGCTATTAAAAATGTTGCTGATGTTCAGAAATATTTAGTGGAAATGGAAAAAGAAGGCGGTTCTGGATTTTTCGGAATTTACATTGGAGCTGATGATAAAAACAGTTCTAAAAATTCTGTAAATCTTTCTCCAAGCCAATTGGGTCTTCCAGACAAAGATTACTATACTTCTGATGATAAAGATTCTAAAGAAAAACGTGCTAAATATGAATTACACGTGGCTAGAATGCTTCAGTTTATTGGAGAATCTCCAGAAAAAGCAAAACAAAGCGCTGCTGAAATCTTAGCTTTAGAAACAGAATTATCTCAGCCAAGATTAAACAGAGTTGAAAGACGCGACAGCCGTTTGCAATACAATCCGATGACAATTGCTGATATTCAAAAATTGACGCCGGCAATCAAATGGAACGAATACTTTACTGGTTTGGGCATTACTAAATTGGATACCGTAATTGTAAGCGAGCCTAAATACATGACTGCTTTGCAAACTGTTTTTAAAGAAAACAAAGTAGGGCAGTGGAAAGAATATTTGAAATGGGATTTATTAAACAGCGCTGCAAGCCAGCTTTCATCAGATATTGATAATGCTAATTTTGATTTTTACAGCAAAACATTAAGAGGTGCAATAAAACAACTTCCAGCTGAAGAAAGAGCACTTGCAGTAGTAAATCGTAGTGTTGGAGAAGCTCTTGGAAAACTTTATGTAGAAAAATTATTTCCTGCTGAAGCAAAAGAGAAAGCTCAAAAAATGATTCAGAATGTGATTTTGGCTTACAAAAACAGAATCAATTCTTTGACTTGGATGTCTCCGGAAACAAAGGTAAAAGCTGTTGAGAAATTAAATAAAATCACCATCAAAATTGGATATCCTGATAAATGGAAAGATTATTCTGCTTTAACAATTAAAAGCACTGCAGAAGGCGGAACTTATTTTGATAATTCAAAAAATTTATCAAAATGGGCTTTCAAAAAAAGCATCGATAAATTAAGCAAACCAGTTGATAAAACAGAATGGGGAATGTCTCCTCAAACGGTAAATGCATATTACAATCCGTCTTATAACGAAATTGTATTCCCTGCAGCAATCTTACAACCTCCTTTTTACAATTACCAAGCTGACGAAGCTGTTAATTATGGTGGAATCGGTGCTGTAATTGGACACGAAATTTCTCATGGATTTGATGATTCTGGTGCACGTTACAATGCTGAAGGAAATCTAGTAGATTGGTGGACAGATGAAGATTTGAAACAATTTACAGCTCTAGGAACAGATTTAGCAAATCAATACAGCGCGCTTGAGCCATTGCCAGGAGTGCATGTTGATGGTCATTTTACATTAGGTGAAAACATTGGAGATTTAGGCGGAATCAATGCTGCTTATGATGGTTTACAATTGTACCTAAAAGAAAATGGTAATCCAGGTTTAATCGACGGATTTACGCCAGAACAACGTTTCTTTATTTCTTGGGCTACCGTTTGGAGAACAAAAACTAGAGACGAAGCGATCAAAAACCAAGTAAAAACAGATCCGCACTCACCAGGAATGTACAGAGCTTATGTGCCAATTCAGAACGTTGATGCTTTCTACAAAGCTTTCGATATTAAGAAAGGTGATAAAATGTATGTTGAACCAGAAAAACGAGTTAAAATCTGGTAA
- a CDS encoding SCO family protein: MKSLLYKYRKFFIVLIVFSVVTISLFYSALKPKKTLPIYNPADVNPELVDSTIQYKSKYHTIADFSFVNQNGDTITQKNYEGKIYVADFFFTTCGSICPKMSTNLVDVQKAVLNNPKVMLLSHTVFPEVDSVSVLKAYAIKYGVVDSKWNLVTGDKKEIYKMARKSYLAVKLGRPDQLYDMVHTENFVLVDQKRRVRGFYDGTNKEDIKRLLEDIDFLSQE; this comes from the coding sequence ATGAAATCGCTTTTATACAAATACCGCAAATTCTTTATTGTTTTAATAGTGTTTTCGGTTGTTACGATATCTTTGTTTTACTCTGCCTTAAAACCTAAAAAGACGCTGCCAATTTATAATCCAGCCGATGTAAATCCTGAATTGGTTGACAGTACCATTCAATATAAAAGCAAATACCATACAATTGCCGATTTTTCATTTGTAAACCAAAACGGCGATACCATTACACAGAAAAATTACGAAGGAAAAATTTATGTTGCAGACTTCTTCTTTACAACCTGCGGATCTATCTGTCCAAAAATGTCAACCAATCTTGTTGATGTTCAAAAGGCTGTTTTAAACAATCCGAAAGTAATGCTGCTTTCGCATACTGTTTTTCCAGAAGTTGACAGTGTTTCTGTTTTAAAAGCCTACGCTATAAAATATGGCGTTGTCGACAGCAAATGGAATTTGGTTACGGGCGATAAAAAAGAAATCTACAAAATGGCCAGAAAATCGTACTTGGCAGTTAAACTCGGAAGACCAGACCAGTTGTATGATATGGTTCATACAGAGAATTTTGTTTTGGTAGATCAAAAACGCCGCGTTAGAGGTTTTTATGACGGAACAAACAAAGAAGACATAAAACGTCTTTTAGAAGACATCGATTTCCTTTCTCAAGAGTAA
- a CDS encoding FeoA family protein, whose product MQNTIHTLKKGEKAIIKDFDIDLIPLKLLEMGCLPGSLVELLQIAPFGDPLYLDINGSHVAIRIETAREIEVELIKTNL is encoded by the coding sequence TTGCAAAATACAATACACACTCTGAAAAAAGGCGAAAAAGCCATTATCAAAGATTTTGATATCGATCTTATTCCACTGAAATTATTAGAAATGGGTTGTCTTCCTGGCAGCTTAGTTGAATTACTGCAGATTGCTCCTTTTGGAGATCCTCTATATTTGGATATTAACGGTTCGCATGTAGCGATTCGTATCGAAACGGCTCGCGAAATTGAAGTTGAACTTATCAAAACCAATTTGTAA
- the feoB gene encoding ferrous iron transport protein B → MSVQNINVALIGNPNTGKTSVFNQLTGLNQQVGNYPGITVEKKIGFCKLPHNIKANILDLPGTYSLNASSMDESVVIELLLNKNDKLFPDVAVVVTDVENLKRNLLIYTQIKDLEIPTILVINMSDRMERKGISLDIPYLEEKLKTKIALVSSRKGLGIDELKELIVSYKTLPSEPCLNASVIDPEYFEKLQHAFPNQLMYKLWLVITQDVNFSNLDRNEVRSTLTKSHSELKRLQQKETIKRYQFINDVLKEGLKVDASMAKDIRAKLDRVLTHKVWGYVIFFAILFLIFQSIFSWSTIPMDFIDSTFASLSSWVAAELPSGILTDLLSQGIIPGIGGVIIFIPQIAFLFLFISILEESGYMSRVVFLMDKIMRRFGLSGKSVVPLISGTACAIPAIMATRNIENWKERLITILVTPFTTCSARLPVYAIIISLVIPSKRVFGILNLQGLTLMSLYVLGFVAAILSAYILNKVLKLNSKTYFVVEMPSYKMPLLKNVGINVVEKTKAFIVGAGKIILAISVILWFLASYGPGKDFNEAESIVKERFATKTLDETQFENEVASQKLENSYIGLMGRAIEPAIAPLGYDWKIGIALISSFAAREVFVGTLATIYSVGDTDNESTIKSKMQAEIRPDTGKKVFDFATGISLLLFYAFAMQCASTLAITKKETNSWKWPAMQLVLMSGLAYFTALIAYQLLK, encoded by the coding sequence ATGAGTGTTCAAAATATCAATGTTGCCCTTATCGGAAATCCGAATACTGGAAAAACCTCTGTTTTTAATCAGTTAACTGGTCTTAACCAGCAAGTTGGGAATTATCCTGGAATTACTGTTGAGAAAAAAATAGGTTTTTGCAAACTACCTCATAATATAAAAGCTAATATTCTTGATTTACCAGGAACGTACAGCTTGAATGCAAGTTCGATGGATGAAAGTGTGGTTATTGAACTTTTGCTAAATAAAAACGACAAATTATTTCCAGATGTTGCCGTTGTAGTAACAGATGTTGAAAACCTGAAACGAAATTTACTGATTTATACACAAATCAAAGACCTTGAAATTCCGACGATATTGGTGATTAACATGTCTGATCGTATGGAAAGAAAGGGAATTAGTTTGGATATTCCGTATTTAGAGGAAAAACTAAAAACTAAAATCGCCCTAGTAAGTTCTCGCAAAGGTTTAGGAATTGATGAATTAAAAGAATTAATTGTTTCCTATAAAACCCTTCCAAGCGAACCCTGTTTAAATGCTTCAGTAATTGATCCTGAGTATTTTGAAAAATTACAGCATGCCTTTCCCAATCAATTAATGTACAAATTGTGGCTGGTAATTACGCAGGATGTTAACTTTTCTAATTTAGATCGAAACGAAGTTCGAAGTACTTTAACGAAATCACATTCAGAATTAAAGCGTTTACAGCAAAAAGAAACCATCAAAAGATACCAATTTATAAATGATGTTTTAAAAGAAGGTTTAAAAGTTGATGCTTCGATGGCTAAAGATATTCGCGCCAAATTGGACCGCGTTTTAACACACAAAGTTTGGGGTTACGTGATTTTCTTTGCTATTTTATTTTTGATTTTTCAATCAATTTTCAGCTGGTCAACTATTCCAATGGATTTCATTGACAGCACTTTTGCTTCTTTAAGCAGCTGGGTTGCAGCAGAACTTCCAAGCGGTATTTTGACTGATTTATTGTCGCAGGGAATTATTCCAGGAATTGGCGGTGTTATTATTTTCATTCCGCAGATTGCCTTTTTATTCCTCTTTATTTCGATTCTGGAAGAAAGTGGTTATATGAGCCGAGTTGTTTTTCTAATGGATAAAATAATGCGCAGGTTCGGACTTTCAGGAAAAAGCGTCGTGCCTTTAATTTCAGGAACAGCTTGTGCGATTCCGGCAATTATGGCTACTCGAAATATAGAGAATTGGAAAGAACGCCTTATTACGATCTTAGTAACGCCATTCACGACTTGCTCTGCAAGATTACCTGTTTATGCTATTATTATTTCTTTGGTTATTCCGAGTAAACGCGTTTTCGGGATTTTAAATCTTCAAGGATTAACCTTAATGTCACTTTACGTTTTAGGTTTTGTTGCGGCGATTTTATCGGCTTATATTTTGAATAAAGTTTTAAAACTAAACTCTAAAACGTATTTTGTTGTCGAAATGCCGAGTTACAAAATGCCGCTTTTAAAAAATGTCGGAATTAATGTTGTGGAGAAAACAAAAGCATTTATTGTTGGCGCAGGTAAAATCATCTTGGCGATATCGGTTATTTTATGGTTTTTAGCTTCATACGGACCTGGAAAAGATTTTAACGAAGCTGAGTCTATCGTAAAAGAAAGATTTGCCACTAAAACTTTAGATGAAACTCAGTTTGAAAACGAAGTTGCTTCTCAAAAACTAGAAAACTCTTATATCGGATTAATGGGAAGAGCGATCGAACCAGCAATTGCGCCTTTGGGTTACGATTGGAAAATCGGAATTGCATTAATCAGCTCTTTTGCAGCCCGTGAAGTTTTCGTAGGAACTCTTGCGACTATTTACAGTGTTGGAGATACAGATAACGAATCGACCATAAAAAGCAAAATGCAAGCAGAAATACGTCCAGATACTGGTAAAAAAGTATTTGATTTCGCCACTGGAATATCTTTACTGTTGTTTTATGCTTTTGCTATGCAGTGTGCCAGTACTTTGGCTATTACTAAAAAGGAAACCAATTCTTGGAAATGGCCGGCAATGCAGCTGGTCTTAATGAGCGGACTGGCTTATTTTACCGCATTAATTGCGTATCAACTTTTAAAATAA
- a CDS encoding FeoB-associated Cys-rich membrane protein, whose product MIQQIIAFAILGFAVAFLIKKFFFKSKKKKDCGDGDCGCS is encoded by the coding sequence ATGATTCAGCAAATTATAGCTTTTGCCATATTAGGATTTGCAGTAGCTTTTCTGATCAAAAAATTCTTTTTTAAATCTAAAAAGAAAAAAGACTGCGGCGATGGAGATTGTGGGTGTTCTTAG